AGAGGGAATTCAGAAAAACGCACGCGCATTCCGATGCGTTAAATCACTGCAAACCAACTTTTCAATCAGATATGTTATAcaatccattttttcctcctctcttCTGGAAGAATTGAACTACGTAATTCTTAGCGACCGTATTTGTATGGAAGTTAGCAATTCCCTCCCACAGTACGTGAGAGgaaatcatttcaaaattaaatcgATCGGCTTAATTTATCCTGTCATTCTTTCAATTACTTATTATAACACTTATTTAACATCTACTTTATTTCTGACTTACTTTATTTGccttattcacttttttctccgtgCGATACTTGTAGACAATTTTTCTGTGTAGAAGTATTCTTTGGGAATTTTGAGGTGGAAAATAATGTTCCTCTCCCAGCCACCCTATCATTCATGGTTATCTGTCAGCAGTCATCCGTATGATTAGTACGGGGAAAGGAAGGAGAGTGCTGGACGGGGGACGGGGCCGGGGGCTGCTGAGTGTTCGTCGGGCGCGGCGCAGCTTCTTCGTCACTTGTGTGTACGCGATAGTGTTTCGTTCCACCTCCACAACCGCATATAAGCTCGTCGACCATCCGAATGCTCGTCGTCAACTTCACCTCCTCGGCAACTCCCCTCATTTCCTTCCACATGGACGCACACACCTCGACCCGCATCAGTCCATGCGCAGCTTACAAAATTCCTTGCTCCTTCTTCCCTCACTTCGTGAAATTACAGGCATTAGCTGTCGCATCAGTGTCTTTCGGTCTCAGCTGATCTCTTTTAGAACATAAAATGCGTAGTTGCGAAGAAGAAGTTCGGTTacctccttgtagaaaacCTGTAGAAAAACTTCCTTAGCTCCTTGCACCGTAACTTCACCCTCGAGTCAAACCATGTCTCTCGGATGCTTCTTGAACTCTGCTACAAAGCTCCAAAGTATTCACTGttgttttccagagaaaatttACCAGTTACAATCACGTTTTTCGATTTCTGTATTCGCATATTTATTTGATCTCATTTTAGAAAAGAGTGCTTTGAAAAGCGTTTGTATTGTACTAAAATGGTTGTGTTTTTccgctcttttcttcttcattggaTAAAATGAtggcaaataaaaaattctcacTTTACTCTAGCAATATCTGGTGAAAATTCCAACTATCACAGCAGAATTAGcagcgaagaaaaacaaagtggATGAAACACATAATTTCTTTAATGGCCCTTCTTTCATTTACGTGCTGTAATACCTGATCTGACAGCGATTGTCCGAGATTTCTGGAGCAGCTTTCAGTTTCCTATAAAACCCAGTGCACAAGAGTGTGCTGAATTTGTTGTAACTCTGGGaaagttcaatttttcatcagaaaaatCGGGCATATTTCTTaggattttgaggaaaaacttTCGCTAGTGCATTAAAGATCATGGTCAACACAACAAATAAGTAAGGAAGTCTAGTCTCAATAAGAGAAACGCAAAGTCTAAATTTCATTTAAGCTTGTGTTTCCAGGAAAAATACGCAGGAAAACGCAGGACACAGCGCAGAAAAGGGCTGGTCACGGCCTCCTGACCCTTCTAGCCACTTCCATCGAATTTTGGGACTGGGATCCACTAATGAACCGAATACAAGTTCTGAGTTGCTGcactcttttctattcttatcTCCTCATCATCCGGTTCACCAATGAATTCGAATGTTTCGACTATTTTTAAGGATCTATTCTATAAATGGGGCTTGAAATCCGCGAAAAAGTTGTTTTACAAGTCTTCGCGCGTAAATGCGTCTTCACTACTTAAGACGACTACGTCTCCAGCCAGGACCGGTTCTGTCCGGCAGGGCACGTCAACCACTCGAACATAACGTGCAAAATCTTGCTTGCGGAAAcgccttgatttttttccgacCCTGAGAGCCTCATAAAAGGATCATTCCAAGCACAATTATGAACCTCCATTTCTCTACTTTCGctttgttgaattttctcattttgaatgaaaaaagtctGTGAATTACGGTGATTCCATGGACGATCTTTCATCTTTGCAGGAAAATGGACGAGAAAAAGGACTCGTTGAGGGGCGTAGCCTTTGCCGCAGTCGTCTTTTCCACCGTAGCCGTCTCGGCATGTTTGGTCACCTTCCCTCTGGTGTTCCATTATGTACAAACACTACAGGCTACAGTACAGGTAAAGTAGAACagcaaaaatgctaaaaattccGGCTACTTAAGAAATTTCCATTATTCAGGGTGAGGTCGAATATTGTAAGTCGCGATCACGAGACATGTGGCGCGAAATGGTCGAAGTAACGCCGGAAGGTGGTGAAGACTCATTAGATGTCCTTCTCCGTGCAACTCGTCAGGCAGAAGCGCAGTGTTGTACATGTCAACAAGGTCCACCTGGTCCTGACGGTCTTCCCGGACCTGATGGCAAAGATGGTGCCCCGGGCGCCGGCCCCGGCGAACCCGGACCTCCTGGACCGGATGCGGAACTCCACGACCGTCTCCTACCTGTACCACCTCAATGTCCGTGCATGGCTGCTCCTGGAATGCCAGGACCACCTGGACCTCCCGGACAGGACGGCGCTCCAGGACAGCCAGGCGGCAACGGAAACGACGGAGGCCCAGGACAGCAAGGACCCGCTGGACCACCAGGACCACCTGGACCTCCAGGACAGCCTGGACAACGTGGACCACCCGGCGAGCCCGGACAATTGGTACCTGGTGGACCTGCACCCGCTGGTCCACCTGGGCCTACTGGACGACCAGGAGCGCCTGGACAACCAGGAAAAGCAGGAGTACCTGGAAGGGATGGAGAGAATGGAAGTCCTGGACCTACTGGAGAACCTGGTGAGTTTAGCTACAGTTGGATCATGAGCGATTTTCTGCTTTCAAGGCTTGGGTATCTATTGTATCCTAGGACAACGTGGACCACCGGGACCACCTGGACCCGCTGGTGGCCCTGGAAACCCAGGAGAGAACGGATCTCCTGGAAGTTGCGACCATTGTCCTCCAGCTCGTCTTGCTCCAGGATATTAATAACATGTCTGTCCTCAATAAAAATTCTATCCCAGctgatgtttgtttttgtgaagaagCCAAATCAAGTGCTCAAAAAATTTATCTATGCGGCGTTTGACGTTTCTTgattgttctttgttttttttaggctTGATTCCCTCCTGAGATTTATAGTAGTGTGataaaattctgaagaaaagcgATTAAGCTTTTGTATGGAGGATGGAGCAGTGTGAAGGTGGGACGAGAGGTAGGAGCAAAAGCCGGAAAATCGGGCAGTCGGCTTAAGGTCGGACACTTCATGTCAGATGATCAGATCCAGACTTCCTGGCAGATATGTCAAGCGTATGCAAATCAACTAGCGAATGATGACCCGGAGCAGAGAAGTGTACTGAGATTTAGCGAAAAAAGGTGTTTCAACgcagaagagaaagaagaaggatctTTAAGGTATCCGAAGTAAGTAGAAAAAGGAAGGTTCAAGGGAGAATAACGAGAATAAAGAAAGTTAGTTTAACTAAGAAAGTGCAAGTCAGGTTCAGCAGTGCCTTCCTCTAGGCGTTGGTTTAAGAACAATCGGAGATTGACCGTCATTCAatagaaaaagttttgaagcATAGCTCATCTGCTTGGATTTACGGTGATCTCCGGGGAAAAAATACACGCAACAATCTAGCCGTCCAAAATTCCAGTTATCCTGCGGTGGACGGAGCTTATCATCCGACCATGTAAGTTTGACCAATGCTGCGAATGCAGCCCTTTGCACACCTGCTGGGAAAAACGGCCCACAATGCGGACGAAATTCTGTTTTTGGCAAATTCTTCAGTGTTTTCTATGCATTTAAAACGAAGAATAGATTCACATGAGTCAACAACAAATTCATGCATCTCTAATGTTCAGGAACAGCTTGACAGCCAAGTAGTAGCACGTTCCTGTGTCGTTTACACATCTTTAGTGGGTTTATTACGGGTGACTCACCGGTGGTCACTGTTTCGAACGCAATTTTCCTTACACGTCTGCATGTGCTAcctacaattcttttttttcattattcctCTAAAATATCTAGTTGTGTATCGCACTCGATCCCAAGCGTAAAAATGTG
The Necator americanus strain Aroian chromosome I, whole genome shotgun sequence genome window above contains:
- a CDS encoding hypothetical protein (NECATOR_CHRI.G1679.T1), which translates into the protein MDEKKDSLRGVAFAAVVFSTVAVSACLVTFPLVFHYVQTLQATVQGEVEYCKSRSRDMWREMVEVTPEGGEDSLDVLLRATRQAEAQCCTCQQGPPGPDGLPGPDGKDGAPGAGPGEPGPPGPDAELHDRLLPVPPQCPCMAAPGMPGPPGPPGQDGAPGQPGGNGNDGGPGQQGPAGPPGPPGPPGQPGQRGPPGEPGQLVPGGPAPAGPPGPTGRPGAPGQPGKAGVPGRDGENGSPGPTGEPGQRGPPGPPGPAGGPGNPGENGSPGSCDHCPPARLAPGY